The following proteins are co-located in the Acidimicrobiia bacterium genome:
- a CDS encoding SDR family oxidoreductase, producing METAHDESQNGGDLPGAEKEDRVALVTGAASGIGRATARLFGGDGVRVGCFDVDAAGVEETAAAIRADGGDALVIEGDVSNEVDAKAAVLTTLERYGAIDVLANVAGVGHFRHSTEESLDDWNRIVGINLTGTFLMCQNAIPALIERRGAIVNVASISGLGGHPYAAAYGASKAGVIALTKTLAAEYAAAGLRVNAVAPGGVLTPILESFTPPEDSDDQLMGRAVPLNGLFVEPEEVARAIAFLASDTMPNTTGTVLVIDGATTA from the coding sequence GTGGAGACAGCACACGACGAGAGCCAGAACGGCGGGGACCTCCCGGGCGCCGAGAAGGAGGACCGCGTCGCGCTCGTGACCGGCGCCGCGTCGGGGATCGGGCGGGCGACGGCACGCCTGTTCGGCGGCGACGGCGTACGGGTGGGTTGTTTCGACGTCGACGCAGCAGGTGTCGAGGAGACGGCTGCGGCCATCCGCGCCGACGGCGGCGACGCGCTCGTGATCGAGGGAGACGTGAGCAACGAGGTCGATGCGAAGGCCGCCGTGCTCACGACACTCGAGCGCTACGGCGCCATCGACGTACTGGCGAACGTCGCCGGAGTCGGACACTTCCGCCACTCGACCGAGGAGTCCCTCGACGACTGGAACCGGATCGTCGGGATCAACCTGACCGGCACGTTCCTCATGTGCCAGAACGCGATTCCCGCGCTCATCGAGAGGCGCGGCGCCATCGTGAACGTGGCGTCGATCTCCGGGTTGGGCGGTCACCCGTACGCCGCCGCGTACGGCGCGTCGAAGGCGGGCGTCATCGCACTGACCAAGACGCTCGCCGCCGAGTACGCGGCGGCGGGCCTGCGCGTGAACGCCGTGGCTCCGGGCGGTGTCCTCACGCCGATACTCGAGAGCTTCACTCCACCCGAGGATTCCGACGATCAGCTGATGGGTCGGGCCGTTCCGTTGAACGGGCTGTTCGTCGAGCCCGAGGAGGTCGCTCGCGCCATTGCGTTCCTCGCGTCCGACACCATGCCCAACACCACGGGAACCGTGCTCGTCATCGACGGCGCGACCACGGCGTGA
- a CDS encoding MarR family transcriptional regulator, which produces MKETRWVDDFSEAWAREYPDAADTSGLLLIARLARLNVLIEAFEQDTLQPFELMPSDYAVLAALRRVGPPYELAPNELYTALERSSGGMTKMLKRLESLGLVRRSSDPADRRSKLVRLTETGKQVEEEAFETFVARTHELLRSASRTELETINEAVQDLLTIIEDNFRR; this is translated from the coding sequence GTGAAAGAGACGCGCTGGGTCGACGACTTCTCCGAGGCGTGGGCACGGGAGTACCCCGATGCGGCCGACACGTCGGGCCTGCTCCTGATCGCACGCCTCGCCCGGTTGAACGTGCTGATCGAGGCGTTCGAACAGGACACGCTCCAGCCGTTCGAGCTGATGCCCAGCGACTACGCCGTCCTCGCCGCACTCCGTCGCGTCGGGCCGCCCTACGAGCTCGCGCCCAACGAGCTCTACACCGCTCTCGAGCGGTCGTCGGGCGGGATGACCAAGATGCTGAAGCGCCTCGAGTCACTGGGGCTCGTGCGACGCAGCTCCGATCCGGCCGACAGGCGCAGCAAGCTCGTGCGCCTCACCGAGACGGGCAAGCAGGTCGAAGAAGAGGCGTTCGAGACGTTCGTGGCCAGGACCCACGAACTGCTGCGCTCCGCGTCGCGCACCGAGCTCGAGACGATCAACGAGGCGGTGCAGGACCTGCTCACGATCATCGAGGACAACTTCCGCCGCTGA
- a CDS encoding NAD(P)/FAD-dependent oxidoreductase, whose product MAGEETYDVVIIGAGHNGTTTAAYLAKCGLSVCVLEERPESGGAQETVEPLAGVRIQPHAIANYGGSAPGWEQLELWKYGFRMDWDPNVTVELDTDRYIFTRDGLSRVTDQDKMGWAKIACMLAGEDAFRDLMRATFWCPPHPPDVELNENNIPFMQVYKKYQPDVWTRELLEMTMFDLMDEYLETEPFKVSQAYIALSSGAHGHMEGVAIPALCSAATVMPPAIAKPVAARGNMHGYYHALIRCAIAHGAVFRTCCPVEEIIISNGRAAGVRLRDDATWATKTIRARKAVISAAHIKPTFLDMIGPRHLDAGFLQRIKDLSLKGGSLYMSHYLTREEFRYRPEYRLPPPKDAFTGAFFNMESREIYFKNVENVLGRQENLTLAPDEAMWGMVASSLYDPTNPQCTRPDRHINGPLWMMVPTPQYNVDGMSAMDKADDKKKWDEFMRASLACIVENLDDDNLIRIISDSPLEQEMRNTGMLGGSWYGIRCDRDQWWNERPLPELARYRVPGIDGLYLAHQSAAHPGGLCLMAVGYNLMHILIEDEVAEPGDWWYPSPWYIPEEGKRPANAA is encoded by the coding sequence ATGGCCGGAGAAGAGACCTACGACGTCGTGATCATCGGCGCCGGCCACAACGGCACGACGACCGCCGCGTACCTCGCCAAGTGCGGGTTGAGCGTGTGCGTGCTGGAGGAGCGCCCGGAGTCCGGCGGGGCGCAGGAGACCGTCGAGCCGCTCGCGGGTGTGCGGATCCAGCCGCATGCGATCGCCAACTACGGAGGTTCGGCTCCCGGCTGGGAGCAGCTCGAGCTGTGGAAGTACGGCTTCCGCATGGACTGGGACCCGAACGTCACCGTGGAGCTCGACACCGACCGCTACATCTTCACCCGCGACGGGCTCTCCCGGGTGACCGACCAGGACAAGATGGGCTGGGCGAAGATCGCCTGCATGCTCGCCGGCGAGGACGCCTTCCGCGACCTGATGCGGGCCACGTTCTGGTGCCCCCCGCATCCACCCGACGTGGAGCTCAACGAGAACAACATCCCGTTCATGCAGGTCTACAAGAAGTACCAGCCCGATGTGTGGACGCGCGAGCTGCTCGAGATGACGATGTTCGACCTCATGGACGAGTACCTGGAGACCGAGCCGTTCAAGGTGAGCCAGGCCTACATCGCCCTCAGCTCGGGTGCCCACGGCCACATGGAGGGTGTCGCCATCCCGGCACTGTGCAGTGCCGCCACCGTCATGCCGCCGGCCATCGCCAAGCCCGTCGCGGCACGGGGGAACATGCACGGGTACTACCACGCGCTCATCCGTTGTGCGATCGCACACGGAGCAGTGTTCCGGACCTGTTGCCCGGTCGAGGAGATCATCATCAGCAACGGTCGGGCCGCGGGCGTGCGCCTCCGAGACGACGCCACCTGGGCCACCAAGACGATCCGGGCGCGCAAGGCCGTGATCAGCGCGGCGCACATCAAGCCGACGTTCCTCGACATGATCGGCCCGCGCCATCTCGACGCCGGCTTCCTCCAACGGATCAAGGACCTCAGCCTCAAGGGCGGCAGCCTCTACATGAGCCACTACCTGACCCGTGAGGAGTTCCGGTACCGCCCCGAATACCGCCTGCCACCACCCAAGGACGCCTTCACGGGCGCCTTCTTCAACATGGAGTCCCGTGAGATCTACTTCAAGAACGTGGAGAACGTGCTGGGCCGTCAGGAGAACCTGACCCTGGCCCCCGACGAAGCGATGTGGGGCATGGTGGCGAGCTCGCTCTACGACCCGACCAATCCTCAGTGCACCCGGCCCGACCGCCACATCAACGGGCCCTTGTGGATGATGGTCCCGACGCCGCAGTACAACGTCGACGGCATGTCCGCCATGGACAAGGCCGACGACAAGAAGAAGTGGGACGAGTTCATGCGGGCGAGCCTCGCCTGCATCGTCGAGAACCTCGACGACGACAACCTGATCCGCATCATCAGCGACTCCCCCCTCGAACAGGAGATGCGCAACACCGGGATGCTCGGCGGCTCGTGGTACGGGATCCGCTGCGACCGAGACCAGTGGTGGAACGAGCGTCCGCTCCCCGAGCTCGCCCGCTACCGCGTTCCGGGTATCGACGGCCTGTACCTCGCACACCAGTCGGCCGCGCATCCCGGCGGTCTGTGCCTGATGGCCGTGGGCTACAACCTGATGCACATCCTCATCGAGGACGAGGTGGCCGAGCCGGGCGACTGGTGGTACCCGTCGCCCTGGTACATCCCCGAAGAGGGAAAGCGGCCGGCCAACGCCGCCTGA
- a CDS encoding NAD(P)/FAD-dependent oxidoreductase, producing the protein MKELVGQPHPQSFFSEFPAQSEWDAVVIGAGPNGLITAAYLAKAGLRVALVERRYEIGGGLATEEILFPGYYSNIHAVYHMMVDFMPVLRDFDLSRHGLVWIKPNLQTSMVFEDGTSLLLTRMLEDTVDSIHKFSTKDAVTFGRVMRNWRKIAREVLAPATYIPPMAPLDLTEVMQRTESGTELLELSEQSPLDIITDTFEDDRVRALMLYTACMWGLDPRESGVGFFVPLLLDRGMNKSYCQGGSHKLAGALAREIVQAGGCILDSSQVNRITMHDGAVSGVELWEGRTLRSPVVISSLDPQTTFLDLVGAENLPGPLKDDVSGWEYDKWSYSTLHVATEEPPRYACRDTSVDEAFMTIVGFESTDQLLAHWDSVVAGRIDLEAFGGHSTCQTHLDPHLSRHPGRHVSFFQTHAPYDIEGGWEARGPELEEAVLATWRKAAPNMTPDNLIMTAQETPEDIEIRLPNMRRGSIKHGDYNPLQLGCFRPNQDCSGTDTPIDGLYVCGASTYPGGLVIGGPGYLAANKVADDMGVTRWWKPTPEMDRYTRTYLSDGS; encoded by the coding sequence GTGAAGGAACTGGTCGGGCAGCCCCATCCCCAGAGCTTCTTCTCCGAGTTCCCCGCGCAGAGCGAGTGGGACGCCGTCGTGATCGGCGCCGGGCCCAACGGCCTGATCACCGCCGCGTACCTCGCCAAGGCCGGGCTCCGGGTCGCGCTCGTCGAGCGCCGCTACGAGATAGGAGGCGGCCTCGCCACCGAGGAGATCCTGTTCCCGGGCTACTACTCCAACATCCACGCCGTGTACCACATGATGGTCGACTTCATGCCGGTGCTGCGCGACTTCGATCTGAGCCGCCACGGGTTGGTCTGGATCAAGCCCAACCTCCAGACGTCGATGGTGTTCGAGGACGGCACGTCGCTGCTCCTGACGCGCATGCTCGAGGACACGGTCGACTCGATTCACAAGTTCTCGACGAAGGACGCCGTCACGTTCGGTCGGGTGATGCGGAACTGGCGCAAGATCGCACGGGAAGTCCTCGCGCCCGCCACCTACATCCCGCCGATGGCACCCCTGGATCTCACCGAGGTGATGCAGCGCACCGAGTCGGGCACCGAGCTGCTCGAGCTCAGCGAACAGAGCCCGCTCGACATCATCACCGACACGTTCGAGGACGACCGCGTACGTGCGCTGATGCTCTACACGGCGTGCATGTGGGGGCTCGACCCCCGGGAGAGCGGCGTGGGGTTCTTCGTGCCGCTGCTCCTCGACCGCGGCATGAACAAGTCCTACTGCCAGGGCGGGTCGCACAAGCTGGCCGGGGCCCTGGCGCGCGAGATCGTGCAGGCGGGCGGGTGCATCCTGGACTCCTCCCAGGTCAACAGGATCACCATGCACGACGGAGCGGTCTCGGGCGTCGAGCTGTGGGAGGGGCGCACCCTGCGCAGCCCCGTCGTCATCTCGAGCCTCGATCCGCAGACGACCTTCCTCGACCTCGTCGGCGCCGAGAACCTCCCGGGCCCCCTGAAGGACGACGTCTCGGGCTGGGAGTACGACAAGTGGAGCTACAGCACCCTCCACGTGGCCACCGAGGAACCGCCCCGGTACGCGTGCCGCGACACCTCGGTCGACGAGGCCTTCATGACCATCGTCGGCTTCGAGAGCACCGACCAGCTCCTCGCCCACTGGGACAGCGTCGTCGCGGGCAGGATCGACCTCGAGGCCTTCGGCGGCCACAGCACCTGTCAGACACACCTCGACCCGCACCTGAGCAGACACCCGGGCAGGCACGTCTCCTTCTTCCAGACCCACGCTCCCTACGACATCGAGGGAGGGTGGGAGGCGCGCGGCCCCGAGCTCGAGGAGGCGGTTCTCGCCACGTGGCGCAAGGCCGCCCCCAACATGACGCCCGACAACCTCATCATGACGGCGCAGGAGACCCCCGAGGACATCGAGATCCGTCTCCCGAACATGCGGCGCGGCTCGATCAAGCACGGCGACTACAACCCGCTCCAGCTGGGCTGCTTCCGGCCGAACCAGGACTGCTCGGGCACCGACACGCCCATCGACGGCCTCTACGTGTGCGGTGCGTCCACCTACCCGGGCGGTCTCGTCATCGGCGGTCCGGGTTACCTCGCCGCCAACAAGGTCGCCGACGACATGGGCGTCACGAGGTGGTGGAAACCGACACCCGAGATGGACAGGTACACCCGGACCTACCTCTCCGACGGATCGTGA
- a CDS encoding NAD(P)/FAD-dependent oxidoreductase: MHDFDAVVVGGGINGLTTAAYLAKAGMSVGVFEARGQCGAHCDTVELGRPGFLHNTHAQWLVPAMSPAMSDLDLGGFGLELRGTDVLFAKTFSTGSNVVQALDPAITEASLTAASEQDAAVQATIASYFAEALDETLDLNRQLLYGPPTAAVLDRLAAFDDALLARLGLSLTGDDVLRMTGIELLELLFDSEEVRTTPAALGEFTGQWPTRLRLGALALSLSGLQPMAVHTARGGSHALTHALVKCVVANGGEVWGTCPVERILVSDGKASGIRLGPDALLPGEEITAGVVVSNLTLAPTFLQLVGEDAIGAERSRAIKRFNYDDPQLLAVMYALEGDPEFASAAHDPSIQRAWVGYFGGETLAEMRGAFADLSSGVIPDDVMGGWFIPTRADPAQAPPGCHTAYVWMSVPPCPRRWRGSRLDGWDAWPGLAEPLAEAVTERFGEYVPGFGDLIAERHVMTPHNQEMNNPSAVRGNMIGGSAIPEQFAENRPLPGIVEGGVSRSFLPGLYLSNSIHPYGATHLASGYLAAVEVAEDLGCRDVPWWRARPLDWFLENLGTVALNLGVDRRFDHASATG, translated from the coding sequence ATGCACGACTTCGACGCCGTCGTCGTCGGGGGAGGCATCAACGGGCTGACCACGGCGGCGTACCTCGCCAAGGCGGGCATGTCCGTGGGCGTCTTCGAGGCGCGGGGGCAGTGCGGGGCGCACTGCGACACCGTCGAGCTGGGACGTCCGGGGTTCCTGCACAACACCCACGCCCAGTGGCTCGTCCCGGCGATGAGCCCGGCCATGAGCGACCTCGACCTCGGGGGATTCGGTCTCGAGCTGCGCGGCACCGACGTCCTGTTCGCCAAGACGTTCTCCACGGGTTCGAACGTCGTGCAGGCGCTCGACCCCGCGATCACCGAGGCGAGTCTGACAGCGGCGTCCGAACAGGACGCCGCCGTGCAGGCGACGATCGCCTCCTACTTCGCCGAAGCGCTCGACGAGACCCTCGACCTGAACCGTCAGCTCCTCTACGGACCGCCGACAGCAGCCGTCCTGGACCGGCTCGCCGCCTTCGACGACGCCCTGCTCGCCCGCCTCGGGCTCTCCCTCACCGGCGACGACGTTCTCCGCATGACGGGAATCGAACTGCTCGAGCTGCTCTTCGACTCCGAAGAGGTCCGCACGACGCCCGCCGCGCTCGGCGAGTTCACCGGCCAGTGGCCCACCCGCCTGCGCCTCGGTGCCCTCGCGCTCAGCCTCTCGGGACTCCAGCCGATGGCCGTGCACACCGCACGGGGCGGGTCGCACGCGCTCACGCACGCCCTGGTCAAGTGCGTGGTCGCGAACGGCGGTGAGGTCTGGGGCACGTGCCCCGTCGAGCGCATCCTCGTTTCCGACGGGAAGGCGTCGGGGATACGGCTCGGCCCCGACGCGCTGCTTCCGGGCGAGGAGATCACCGCCGGCGTCGTGGTGTCGAACCTGACGCTCGCCCCCACGTTCCTGCAACTCGTCGGCGAAGACGCGATCGGCGCCGAGCGGTCCCGGGCCATCAAACGCTTCAACTACGACGACCCGCAGCTCCTCGCGGTCATGTACGCCCTCGAGGGTGATCCCGAGTTCGCCTCCGCCGCCCACGACCCCTCCATCCAGCGCGCCTGGGTGGGCTACTTCGGGGGCGAGACCCTCGCCGAGATGCGCGGCGCCTTCGCCGATCTCAGCTCCGGCGTGATCCCCGACGACGTCATGGGCGGCTGGTTCATCCCCACCCGGGCCGATCCCGCCCAGGCTCCGCCGGGGTGCCACACCGCCTACGTGTGGATGAGCGTCCCCCCGTGCCCGAGGCGCTGGCGGGGGTCGAGGCTCGACGGCTGGGACGCCTGGCCCGGGCTCGCCGAACCCCTGGCCGAGGCCGTCACGGAGCGCTTCGGCGAGTACGTGCCGGGCTTCGGGGACCTGATCGCCGAACGGCACGTGATGACACCCCACAACCAGGAGATGAACAACCCCTCCGCCGTCCGGGGAAACATGATCGGCGGAAGTGCGATCCCCGAGCAGTTCGCGGAGAACCGGCCCCTCCCCGGCATCGTCGAGGGAGGCGTGTCGCGCAGCTTCCTTCCCGGGCTCTACCTGTCGAACTCGATCCACCCCTACGGCGCCACCCACCTCGCCTCGGGCTACCTCGCAGCCGTGGAGGTCGCCGAGGACCTCGGGTGCCGGGACGTCCCGTGGTGGCGGGCGCGTCCTCTCGACTGGTTCCTCGAGAACCTGGGCACCGTGGCGCTGAACCTGGGCGTCGACCGTCGTTTCGACCACGCGTCGGCGACCGGATGA
- a CDS encoding DUF1214 domain-containing protein → MTTSAPDDSDRSDDSDDSNDPDGSDARVLDGRIWSDFCAALEEAGSVVLADSVPMDTQDRAEGWRYLTRLTRASLNFFLEVPDPEAPAFTRAVDETIKMGMDNPDNVYLAAPVKGEFTYRLTGVRGTVHYLGFGTQAGGYGKTGSLDTTGYLEADDIEVDADGGFEIIASVEKPPDAVNWLKMAPETRMIQIRQTRVDHENEVLAQVKIERIDGPSAPRPPTPERIDKALSEATMFVQGASQMFAAWTEDFRTVPNTLPRFPPETALAAGGDPNIAYYHGWFELDDGQALVIELDPPECDFWNVQLANYWLESLDYRYFPVHLNQGTAHYRPDGSVRVVVAMSDPGVPNWLDTCGHRHGTMCVRWIGAEEHPEPVVRVVALSELRDDSDDSAGPS, encoded by the coding sequence GTGACCACCTCGGCGCCCGACGACTCCGACCGGTCCGACGACTCCGACGACTCGAACGACCCGGACGGCAGCGACGCCCGTGTCCTCGACGGACGCATCTGGAGCGACTTCTGCGCCGCGCTCGAGGAGGCCGGCTCGGTCGTGCTGGCCGACTCCGTGCCGATGGACACGCAGGATCGCGCCGAGGGCTGGCGTTATCTCACGCGCCTGACACGCGCCTCTCTCAACTTCTTCCTCGAGGTACCCGACCCCGAGGCTCCCGCCTTCACGCGCGCGGTCGACGAGACCATCAAGATGGGCATGGACAACCCCGACAACGTGTACCTCGCCGCGCCCGTCAAGGGTGAGTTCACCTACCGCCTCACCGGCGTGCGGGGCACCGTGCACTACCTCGGATTCGGCACGCAGGCGGGCGGGTACGGCAAGACGGGCTCGCTCGACACGACGGGCTACCTCGAGGCGGACGACATCGAGGTCGACGCCGATGGAGGTTTCGAGATCATCGCCTCGGTGGAGAAGCCCCCCGATGCGGTGAACTGGCTGAAGATGGCGCCCGAGACCCGCATGATCCAGATCCGCCAGACGCGTGTCGACCACGAGAACGAGGTGCTGGCGCAGGTGAAGATCGAGCGCATCGACGGCCCGAGCGCCCCGCGGCCACCCACGCCCGAACGGATCGACAAGGCGCTGAGCGAAGCCACGATGTTCGTCCAGGGTGCGTCACAGATGTTCGCCGCCTGGACCGAAGACTTCCGCACGGTACCCAACACACTTCCCCGCTTCCCACCCGAGACGGCGCTGGCGGCGGGCGGCGACCCGAACATCGCCTACTACCACGGCTGGTTCGAGCTCGACGACGGCCAGGCGCTCGTGATCGAGCTCGACCCGCCCGAGTGCGACTTCTGGAACGTCCAGCTCGCCAACTACTGGCTCGAGAGCCTCGACTACCGCTACTTCCCCGTCCACCTCAACCAGGGGACGGCGCACTACCGACCCGACGGATCCGTTCGTGTCGTCGTCGCCATGTCGGATCCCGGTGTCCCGAACTGGCTCGACACCTGCGGGCACCGGCACGGCACGATGTGCGTGCGCTGGATCGGCGCCGAGGAGCATCCCGAGCCCGTCGTCCGCGTCGTCGCACTGAGCGAGCTGCGCGACGACTCCGACGACTCCGCCGGGCCTTCGTAG
- the ric gene encoding iron-sulfur cluster repair di-iron protein has product MTTSTTLAAIVDDNPAAARVLERHELDYCCGGQDSFDEACARQGLDPDQVRAEIDAVATSDEAPWTTMGPAELVDHLEATHHRYLHDELPRLAALAEKVRDVHAERHPELHEVATNFRALHADLDPHLRKEEQVLFPMIRELDGATTAPSFHCGTLNNPIRTMLMEHDQAGELLATLRRVTDGYRTPSDGCASYEALYRGLEELEADTHLHVHKENNVLFPAVLARENELATDAR; this is encoded by the coding sequence ATGACCACATCCACCACCCTCGCCGCCATCGTCGACGACAACCCCGCCGCCGCGCGGGTGCTCGAGCGCCACGAGCTCGACTACTGCTGCGGCGGGCAGGACTCCTTCGACGAGGCCTGTGCCCGACAGGGGCTCGACCCCGACCAGGTGCGCGCGGAGATCGACGCCGTTGCCACCTCCGATGAGGCGCCGTGGACGACGATGGGGCCGGCCGAGCTCGTCGACCACCTCGAAGCGACCCACCACCGCTACCTGCACGACGAGCTCCCCCGGCTCGCCGCGCTCGCCGAGAAGGTCCGTGACGTCCACGCCGAGCGCCACCCGGAGTTGCACGAGGTGGCGACGAACTTCCGGGCGCTGCACGCAGACCTCGACCCGCACCTCCGAAAGGAGGAGCAGGTCCTGTTCCCGATGATCCGCGAGCTCGACGGGGCCACGACCGCGCCGTCGTTCCACTGCGGCACGCTGAACAACCCCATCCGGACGATGCTGATGGAGCACGATCAGGCCGGCGAGCTGCTCGCCACGCTGCGCCGGGTCACCGACGGCTACCGCACACCGTCCGACGGCTGCGCCAGCTACGAGGCCCTCTACCGGGGCCTGGAGGAGCTGGAGGCCGACACGCACCTCCACGTCCACAAGGAGAACAACGTGCTGTTCCCCGCCGTGCTCGCACGCGAGAACGAGCTGGCGACGGACGCGCGCTGA
- a CDS encoding Rrf2 family transcriptional regulator codes for MRLEVTRRSDLATRALLVLAESGERRKAAELADVLGASPGFLSQAMTPLVDRGWVRSEPGRSGGYAAAASLADLSVLDVVEAVEGETDRDRCVLEDRACTSGDGQCALHDAWVRARGNLLTELAETPLAAVAAKRSAP; via the coding sequence ATGAGATTAGAGGTTACGAGGCGCTCCGATCTGGCGACCCGGGCGCTGCTCGTGCTCGCCGAGTCGGGGGAGCGGCGCAAGGCGGCGGAGCTCGCCGACGTGCTGGGAGCGTCGCCCGGTTTCCTGTCCCAGGCGATGACGCCGCTGGTCGACCGCGGATGGGTGCGCTCCGAGCCCGGGCGGTCCGGCGGCTACGCCGCGGCAGCATCGCTGGCCGACCTGTCGGTGCTCGACGTCGTCGAGGCGGTGGAGGGCGAGACCGACCGCGACCGCTGCGTCCTCGAAGACCGGGCGTGCACCAGTGGCGACGGCCAGTGTGCGCTCCACGACGCCTGGGTGCGGGCGCGGGGGAACCTGCTGACCGAACTCGCCGAGACGCCCCTGGCCGCGGTCGCCGCCAAACGGAGCGCACCATGA
- a CDS encoding TIGR03086 family metal-binding protein, producing the protein MDTAPMEQAYATTRGVLANVSPEQMDDPTPCASWTVRELINHMIGGAMWAAGAVQSGTSDSDGSDTPDFTDGDYLASFDEGVANVTEAFGSPEAGDKTLSLPFGEIPAPVFMGFATTDAFVHGWDLAKATGQSTDLDPEFAQGMLDVSRANIQDEFRGPDGQAPFGPEQPAPAGSSAADQLAAFLRRTV; encoded by the coding sequence ATGGACACCGCACCGATGGAGCAGGCCTACGCGACGACGCGAGGCGTCCTCGCCAACGTGTCACCAGAGCAGATGGACGACCCGACGCCGTGCGCGTCGTGGACGGTCCGCGAGCTCATCAACCACATGATCGGGGGAGCGATGTGGGCCGCCGGCGCCGTCCAGTCGGGAACCTCCGACAGCGACGGGTCGGACACCCCCGACTTCACCGACGGCGACTACCTGGCGTCGTTCGACGAAGGCGTCGCGAACGTCACCGAGGCCTTCGGGAGCCCCGAGGCCGGCGACAAGACGCTCAGCCTTCCGTTCGGTGAGATCCCGGCTCCGGTGTTCATGGGCTTCGCCACGACCGACGCTTTCGTCCACGGCTGGGACCTCGCCAAGGCGACGGGTCAGTCGACCGACCTCGACCCGGAGTTCGCCCAGGGGATGCTCGACGTCTCGCGGGCGAACATCCAGGACGAGTTCCGCGGCCCCGACGGTCAGGCGCCTTTCGGTCCCGAACAGCCGGCCCCCGCCGGTTCGAGCGCCGCCGACCAGCTCGCGGCTTTCCTCAGGCGCACCGTCTGA
- a CDS encoding DUF222 domain-containing protein, giving the protein MPAGPLGQKLLDLQGEINRLEARFVARLREFDRSGEWKLDGMASPQAWLRHHGRMTGPAASSRVKVARRLVELPRTTEAFDEGVISRDHVAVIVSGTELTDGLDGSTRVDRAEIEQAIAAGEEIFVDSAREMDPSNLRRVATHFRHAVEPQVVVADEVESVARRSLHMSQSLDGRFHLKGEFDVEGGTIVRTALDSLMVPGGTDSEVADPADTPPRSASRRRADALVATCEKALSTGELPSTGGERPQVSVVVDLETLTRLAGVPAAELEDGALSAVRLLVASPATPVWCGSSPTASASRSTWVARCRRCPPTSDGHSSYGMAGAPGRDVTDRPAGPTHITSSTGRTAATPASRISCCSAGLTTPRSTSTAGP; this is encoded by the coding sequence GTGCCGGCCGGTCCACTGGGTCAAAAGCTGCTCGACCTCCAGGGAGAGATCAACCGCCTGGAGGCTCGTTTCGTCGCCAGGCTGCGTGAGTTCGACCGGTCGGGAGAATGGAAGCTCGACGGCATGGCGTCGCCACAGGCATGGCTTCGTCACCACGGCCGGATGACGGGTCCCGCGGCGTCGAGTCGAGTGAAGGTGGCACGCCGCTTGGTGGAGCTTCCGAGGACCACCGAGGCGTTCGACGAAGGTGTGATCTCGCGTGACCACGTTGCCGTGATCGTGTCGGGCACCGAGCTCACCGACGGCCTCGACGGTTCCACCCGGGTCGATCGTGCTGAGATCGAGCAGGCGATCGCAGCCGGCGAGGAGATCTTCGTCGACTCCGCTCGCGAGATGGACCCGTCGAACCTGCGGAGGGTGGCAACGCACTTCCGCCACGCGGTGGAGCCCCAGGTCGTCGTTGCCGACGAAGTTGAGTCCGTGGCGCGACGCAGTCTCCACATGTCGCAGTCGCTCGACGGACGGTTCCATCTGAAGGGTGAGTTCGACGTCGAGGGCGGCACCATCGTCAGAACAGCACTCGACTCGCTGATGGTACCCGGCGGCACCGACAGCGAAGTCGCTGATCCTGCCGACACGCCTCCGCGGAGCGCTTCGCGTCGCCGTGCCGACGCGCTCGTCGCCACGTGCGAGAAGGCACTGAGCACCGGGGAACTCCCGAGCACGGGCGGCGAACGGCCTCAGGTGTCGGTCGTCGTCGACCTCGAGACGTTGACACGCCTTGCCGGTGTGCCCGCCGCCGAGTTGGAGGACGGAGCCCTCTCAGCGGTGAGGCTGCTCGTCGCCTCGCCTGCGACGCCGGTGTGGTGCGGGTCGTCACCGACGGCGTCAGCCAGCCGCTCGACGTGGGTCGCAAGATGTCGACGGTGCCCGCCTACATCCGACGGGCACTCGTCGTACGGGATGGCGGGTGCGCCTGGCCGGGATGTGACCGACCGCCCGGCAGGACCGACGCACATCACATCGTCCACTGGGCGCACGGCGGCGACACCTGCGTCGAGAATCTCGTGTTGCTCTGCCGGGCTCACCACACCAAGGTCCACGAGCACCGCTGGACCGTGA